From a single Microbacterium murale genomic region:
- a CDS encoding acyl-CoA synthetase has translation MSAPARTFTVRNIQLLRALFAAASALMITFSPDHSAAVGFAVFGGFVAASGFIFALGAWLTAPAGSRWPFILLAVIDLLAAIVSGIPTWRTDSVFFIVVIIWAAASGLVELIAGLRARGTDPTAKDAITVGALGLLLAVVLLIIPAGYSLQYSVDDAGALTLTGIILAVGMVGGYTAIVAVFLAIAGFSPNRTDVSKDASTKDADTDDATSAPVDTGGAA, from the coding sequence ATGTCTGCCCCAGCTCGCACCTTCACCGTGCGCAACATCCAACTGCTGCGCGCTCTTTTCGCGGCGGCTTCGGCGCTCATGATCACGTTCTCGCCTGATCACTCGGCGGCTGTCGGTTTCGCGGTCTTCGGCGGATTCGTCGCCGCGAGCGGATTCATCTTCGCGCTCGGCGCCTGGCTCACCGCGCCGGCGGGGTCGCGTTGGCCGTTCATCCTGCTGGCGGTCATCGACCTGCTCGCGGCGATCGTCAGCGGCATCCCGACCTGGCGCACCGACTCGGTCTTCTTCATCGTCGTGATCATCTGGGCGGCGGCATCCGGCCTCGTCGAGCTCATCGCCGGTCTTCGCGCCAGGGGGACGGATCCGACAGCGAAGGATGCCATCACCGTCGGCGCCCTCGGACTCCTGCTCGCGGTCGTCCTGCTCATCATCCCTGCCGGATACTCGCTGCAGTACTCGGTGGACGACGCGGGAGCATTGACGCTCACCGGCATCATCCTCGCCGTAGGCATGGTCGGCGGCTACACCGCGATCGTCGCCGTGTTCCTCGCGATCGCCGGGTTCTCACCGAATCGCACGGACGTGTCGAAGGATGCCTCGACGAAGGATGCCGACACCGATGACGCCACAAGCGCACCGGTTGACACTGGAGGAGCCGCGTGA
- a CDS encoding thiamine pyrophosphate-dependent enzyme → MTSSETDLVRVLEADGRFAPSPAAEQYLPLIEAISDAELEQFYRDMVVIRAIDNQATNLQRQGQLALWPPSRGQEAAQVGSARAARAQDTLFPSYREHAVARIRGVDPIGIIKLMRGISHGGWDPTDPANGNTRLYTLVLGSQVLHATGYAMGLNFGDRSGTGDPERDEAVIVYYGDGASSQGDVHEAMVFAASYQTPTVFFLQNNQWAISVPVATQTRVPFAQRSAGYGIDSIRVDGNDVLASYAVSRVALDGARAGKGPRAIEAETYRLGAHTTSDDPTKYRTSDEEKSWELRDPVPRMRAFLEGRGAAGSFFAEVDAEAAEAAEDLRVRTLALESPPANKIFDHVYSEQHPLMDEQRAWREQYEASFEQPTQNGGIRA, encoded by the coding sequence GTGACCTCGTCAGAAACTGATCTCGTCCGCGTCCTCGAGGCGGATGGCCGTTTCGCGCCCAGCCCTGCCGCCGAGCAGTATCTGCCGCTGATCGAAGCGATCAGTGATGCAGAGCTCGAGCAGTTCTATCGCGACATGGTCGTCATCCGCGCCATCGACAATCAGGCAACCAACCTGCAGCGCCAGGGGCAGTTGGCGCTCTGGCCGCCGAGCCGCGGCCAGGAGGCGGCCCAGGTGGGTTCCGCCCGTGCCGCGCGAGCGCAGGACACGCTGTTCCCCTCGTACCGTGAGCACGCCGTCGCGCGCATCCGCGGCGTCGATCCGATCGGCATCATCAAGCTGATGCGCGGCATCTCGCACGGCGGCTGGGATCCGACGGACCCCGCGAACGGCAACACCCGGCTGTATACCTTGGTGCTCGGATCGCAGGTGCTGCACGCGACCGGCTATGCCATGGGCCTCAACTTCGGCGACCGTTCCGGCACCGGCGACCCCGAGCGGGACGAGGCCGTGATCGTCTACTACGGCGACGGCGCCTCGAGTCAGGGCGACGTGCACGAGGCGATGGTGTTCGCCGCCAGTTACCAGACCCCGACGGTCTTCTTCCTGCAGAACAACCAGTGGGCGATCTCGGTGCCGGTCGCGACGCAGACGCGTGTGCCGTTCGCCCAGCGCAGTGCGGGCTACGGCATCGACAGCATCCGCGTCGACGGCAACGACGTGCTCGCCAGTTACGCCGTCTCTCGTGTGGCGCTCGATGGAGCGCGAGCGGGCAAGGGCCCCCGCGCGATCGAGGCGGAGACGTACCGTCTCGGTGCGCACACCACGAGCGACGACCCGACGAAGTACCGCACCAGCGACGAGGAGAAGTCGTGGGAGCTGCGGGATCCGGTGCCGCGCATGCGTGCCTTCCTCGAAGGACGCGGAGCCGCAGGATCGTTCTTCGCAGAGGTGGATGCCGAGGCCGCCGAAGCGGCGGAAGACCTCCGCGTCCGCACCCTCGCGCTCGAGTCGCCTCCCGCGAACAAGATCTTCGATCACGTCTACAGCGAGCAGCATCCGTTGATGGATGAGCAGCGGGCGTGGCGCGAACAGTACGAGGCATCCTTCGAACAGCCCACGCAGAACGGCGGGATCCGCGCATGA
- a CDS encoding helix-turn-helix domain-containing protein: MYEEDPANTEQRADFAATLRAAITARGVTLTWLRERLAASGNPVSAATLSYWRSGARRPEGPRSLSALAEIESLLQIDPGSLRHIVGSSQRVGPIGAPQYPLEAARLERATAETFTALGAPVMDPGRDVSTTAVTDVGADGFVISRTTRTLLQCTSGTITSVPYLDLTPGVRTPAPIFRVVSGGRISRLHSHPSGEVHGAMFELERPLGPAQTTMLEWKLEYPPGYPGTRETGHGVARRARELVLWTRFHPDALPTWLEETAETPGETVETPMFLNGATTLHQVRHAWGPGMLVLRWGYGDRA; this comes from the coding sequence ATGTACGAAGAAGATCCGGCGAACACTGAGCAGAGGGCCGATTTCGCGGCGACATTGCGTGCCGCGATCACCGCACGCGGTGTGACGCTGACGTGGTTGCGGGAGCGACTGGCGGCCAGTGGAAATCCCGTCTCGGCGGCGACGCTCAGTTATTGGCGCTCCGGTGCCAGGCGCCCGGAAGGCCCGCGATCGCTTTCAGCGCTCGCGGAGATCGAGTCGTTGCTGCAGATCGATCCCGGTTCGCTGCGCCACATCGTCGGGTCGAGTCAGCGCGTCGGCCCCATCGGCGCCCCGCAGTACCCACTCGAGGCCGCGCGGCTCGAGCGTGCGACCGCCGAGACGTTCACTGCGCTCGGCGCACCGGTCATGGACCCCGGTCGTGACGTCTCCACCACAGCCGTGACAGACGTCGGCGCCGATGGATTCGTGATCTCGCGCACCACTCGCACGCTGCTGCAGTGCACGTCGGGCACGATCACGAGCGTCCCCTACCTCGATCTCACGCCCGGTGTCCGAACACCGGCACCGATTTTCAGAGTGGTGTCCGGTGGTCGCATCTCACGGCTCCACTCGCATCCCAGCGGCGAGGTGCACGGTGCGATGTTCGAACTCGAACGCCCGCTGGGGCCGGCGCAGACGACGATGCTGGAATGGAAGCTGGAGTATCCACCCGGCTACCCCGGCACGCGCGAGACCGGTCACGGAGTCGCCAGACGCGCGCGCGAGTTGGTGCTCTGGACCAGATTCCATCCGGACGCGCTGCCCACCTGGCTCGAGGAGACGGCTGAGACACCTGGCGAGACCGTCGAGACGCCGATGTTCCTCAACGGTGCGACGACACTGCACCAGGTCCGCCATGCGTGGGGACCAGGGATGCTCGTGCTGCGCTGGGGGTACGGCGACCGGGCGTGA
- a CDS encoding low molecular weight protein-tyrosine-phosphatase — MAEVVFRDLAERQGLGSRIASSSASTGEWHVGERADNRTIEALERRGYDGSRHRAKPFTAASFADNDLVVALDRTHERILREWARDEDQEGKVTLLLTFGHDAENLDVPDPYYAEAEMFDAVLAMIETATRGLFRQLEPALRSSRTTPRTMPQN, encoded by the coding sequence ATGGCGGAAGTGGTGTTCCGCGACCTCGCGGAGCGCCAGGGGCTCGGATCGCGGATCGCATCGAGCAGCGCCAGCACTGGTGAATGGCACGTGGGCGAGCGCGCGGACAATCGAACCATCGAGGCCCTCGAACGACGTGGATACGATGGTTCCCGTCATCGGGCGAAGCCCTTCACCGCAGCATCCTTCGCCGACAACGACCTCGTGGTCGCCTTGGATCGCACCCACGAGCGGATCCTCCGGGAGTGGGCGCGCGATGAGGATCAGGAGGGCAAGGTGACCCTGCTGCTGACGTTCGGCCATGACGCCGAGAACCTGGACGTGCCCGACCCCTACTATGCGGAGGCGGAGATGTTCGACGCCGTGCTGGCTATGATTGAGACCGCGACCCGAGGCCTGTTCCGTCAGCTCGAACCCGCCCTGCGTTCCAGCCGCACGACGCCCCGCACGATGCCCCAGAACTGA
- a CDS encoding dihydrolipoamide acetyltransferase family protein: MSTQNFNLPDVGEGLTEAEIVTWKVAPGDDVAINDVICEIETAKSLVELPSPYAGVVGDLLVGEGTTVEVGTPIISFVSDAAPAAATQPPAPAEEPGGSVLVGYGTGAGATSRRTRAAARPVRSSVGVIAKPPIRKLARDLDVDLSSVTPTGADGEVTRDDVMKQASQASVFRNIETPEWGAVREETVPAPKSAPVGLARGVAASGSHGSEARTESIPVKGVRKVSASAMVQSAYTAPHVTVWKEVDATRTMELVKRLKTSPDYADIKVSPLLIVARAVIWAVRRNPMVNAAWVETDGGAEISVRHYVNLGIAAATPRGLLVPNIKDAQDLNMRELARALNRLTLTAREGKTPPADQQGGTITITNIGVFGMDAGTPIINPGEAGIVAMGTISQKPWVVDGEVRPRFVTTVAGSFDHRVIDGDGMSRFIADVASILEEPALLVD; encoded by the coding sequence ATGAGCACGCAGAACTTCAACCTCCCCGACGTCGGTGAGGGTCTGACCGAGGCTGAGATCGTCACGTGGAAGGTCGCCCCCGGCGACGACGTCGCGATCAATGACGTGATCTGCGAGATCGAGACGGCCAAATCGCTTGTCGAGCTGCCATCGCCGTACGCGGGTGTCGTCGGCGATCTGCTGGTAGGCGAGGGCACGACGGTCGAGGTCGGTACGCCGATCATCAGCTTCGTGTCGGATGCCGCACCCGCCGCTGCCACGCAGCCGCCTGCCCCCGCGGAAGAGCCGGGCGGCTCGGTTCTCGTCGGCTACGGCACGGGTGCAGGGGCGACTTCGCGGCGCACGCGTGCCGCTGCGCGCCCGGTGCGCTCCTCGGTCGGCGTCATCGCGAAGCCGCCGATCCGCAAGCTCGCCCGCGACCTCGACGTCGATCTGTCCTCGGTCACTCCGACCGGAGCCGACGGCGAGGTCACTCGCGACGACGTCATGAAGCAGGCGTCACAGGCGAGCGTGTTCCGCAACATCGAGACCCCGGAGTGGGGCGCGGTGCGCGAGGAGACGGTGCCGGCGCCGAAGAGCGCTCCGGTCGGCCTCGCGCGCGGTGTGGCTGCATCCGGTTCTCACGGTTCCGAGGCGCGCACCGAGTCGATTCCGGTCAAGGGCGTGCGCAAGGTCAGCGCCTCCGCCATGGTGCAGAGCGCGTACACCGCGCCGCACGTCACGGTCTGGAAAGAAGTCGACGCGACGCGCACGATGGAGCTCGTCAAGCGCCTGAAGACATCACCCGACTACGCCGACATCAAGGTGTCTCCGCTGCTGATCGTCGCGCGCGCGGTGATCTGGGCCGTCCGCCGCAACCCCATGGTCAACGCGGCCTGGGTCGAAACCGATGGCGGCGCAGAGATCTCGGTGCGCCATTACGTCAACCTCGGCATCGCCGCGGCGACCCCGCGCGGTCTGCTCGTGCCGAACATCAAGGACGCACAGGACCTCAACATGCGCGAGCTCGCCCGTGCGCTCAATCGCCTCACCCTGACGGCGCGCGAGGGCAAGACCCCGCCGGCGGATCAGCAGGGCGGAACGATCACGATCACCAACATCGGCGTGTTCGGGATGGATGCCGGAACCCCGATCATCAACCCGGGCGAGGCCGGCATCGTGGCGATGGGCACGATCAGCCAGAAGCCGTGGGTCGTCGACGGCGAGGTGCGTCCGCGGTTCGTCACCACGGTCGCCGGCTCCTTCGACCACCGTGTCATCGACGGCGACGGCATGAGCCGCTTCATCGCCGATGTCGCCAGCATCCTGGAGGAGCCCGCGCTGCTCGTCGACTGA
- a CDS encoding histidinol-phosphate transaminase — MTEPILPRIRPEIAALAPYRQGKQAGPDAFKLSSNENPFEPLPSVLEALARTTPINRYPDATATRLRERLAARYGVDLDQVHVASGSVAILYQLVQAAASVGDEVVYAWRSFEAYPGLPLVAGATGIPVPLKESGDAESSGRHDLDAMADAVTDRTRAILLCTPNNPTGPVITSEEFSSFIARVPADVLVILDEAYAEFVTAPDAVDGLKERVIEKHPNVVILRTFSKAYGLAGLRVGYAIGQAKVLDAARATGIPLSVTAAAETAAIASLDAEAELMQRVAVIVERRTTLVTALRAQGWKVPDAQGNFVWLPTGARTDEIAAAFVAADVIVRPFSGDGIRISVGEEASIDRVLHVVSTVL; from the coding sequence GTGACCGAGCCGATCCTTCCCCGCATCCGCCCAGAGATCGCTGCCCTCGCGCCGTATCGGCAGGGCAAGCAGGCAGGGCCCGATGCCTTCAAGCTCTCCAGCAACGAGAACCCGTTCGAGCCGCTGCCGTCGGTGCTCGAGGCGCTCGCGCGCACCACGCCGATCAACCGCTACCCGGATGCAACGGCCACCCGCCTGCGCGAGCGCCTGGCCGCCCGCTACGGCGTCGACCTCGACCAGGTGCACGTCGCCAGCGGCAGCGTCGCGATCCTGTACCAGCTGGTGCAGGCAGCGGCATCCGTCGGTGATGAGGTCGTGTACGCGTGGCGCTCGTTCGAGGCGTATCCCGGTCTTCCTCTCGTCGCCGGCGCGACCGGCATCCCGGTGCCGCTCAAAGAGTCGGGCGATGCGGAATCCAGCGGCCGCCACGACCTCGACGCGATGGCGGATGCCGTCACCGACCGCACCCGCGCGATCCTGCTGTGCACCCCGAACAACCCCACCGGCCCGGTCATCACGAGTGAAGAGTTCTCTTCCTTCATCGCTCGCGTCCCCGCCGATGTGCTCGTCATCCTCGATGAGGCGTACGCCGAGTTCGTCACCGCACCCGACGCGGTGGATGGACTGAAGGAGCGGGTCATCGAGAAGCACCCCAACGTCGTGATCCTGCGCACCTTCTCGAAGGCGTACGGACTCGCCGGACTCCGCGTCGGCTACGCGATCGGTCAGGCCAAGGTTCTCGACGCGGCCAGGGCCACCGGCATCCCGCTGTCCGTCACAGCAGCCGCAGAGACCGCCGCGATCGCGAGCCTCGACGCAGAGGCCGAGCTCATGCAGCGCGTCGCTGTGATCGTGGAGCGGCGGACGACCCTGGTGACCGCGCTGCGTGCACAGGGCTGGAAAGTGCCGGACGCGCAGGGCAACTTCGTGTGGCTGCCCACCGGCGCGCGCACCGACGAGATCGCCGCAGCCTTTGTGGCCGCCGATGTCATCGTCAGGCCGTTCTCCGGCGACGGCATCCGGATCTCCGTCGGTGAGGAAGCCTCCATCGACCGAGTGCTCCACGTCGTGTCCACTGTGCTCTGA
- the purB gene encoding adenylosuccinate lyase, whose protein sequence is MSPLDGRYRPAVAPLGDYLSEAGLNRARVEAEVEWLIALTDGSLFGTSPLADADKERLRGLYRDFGQTEIDWLAEKEAVTRHDVKAVEYLVRDRLSTLGLDSIAELTHFACTSEDINSVSYALTVKRAVENVWLPAFDDLIAKLRDLSTEHADAAMLSRTHGQPATPSTMGKELAVFAWRLERVRAQIAASDYLAKFSGATGTWSAHLAADPDADWPTIAREYVEGLGLGFNNLTTQIESHDWQVELYDRVRHAGGILHNLATDIWTYISIGYFTQIPVAGATGSSTMPHKINPIRFENAEANLELSAALLGSLSQTLVTSRLQRDLTDSTTQRNIGVAFGHSLLALDNLRRGLNEISLARDVLLADLDVNWEVLAEAIQTVIRAEVVAGRSTISDPYALLKELTRGHRVGAAELASFVEGLEIGDAAKQRLLALTPATYVGIAEQLAK, encoded by the coding sequence TTGAGCCCCCTCGACGGGCGCTACCGTCCCGCCGTCGCTCCCCTCGGTGACTACCTCTCCGAAGCCGGCCTGAACCGTGCGCGCGTCGAAGCCGAGGTCGAATGGCTCATCGCTCTGACCGACGGTTCATTGTTCGGCACATCGCCGCTGGCGGATGCCGACAAGGAGCGCCTGCGCGGCCTGTACCGCGACTTCGGCCAGACCGAGATCGACTGGCTCGCCGAGAAGGAAGCCGTCACTCGTCACGATGTGAAGGCCGTCGAATACCTGGTGCGCGACCGCCTGTCGACGCTCGGGCTTGACTCGATCGCAGAGCTGACGCACTTCGCCTGCACCAGTGAGGACATCAACTCCGTCTCGTACGCGCTCACCGTCAAGCGTGCGGTCGAGAACGTGTGGCTACCGGCATTCGACGATCTGATCGCCAAGCTGCGTGATCTGTCGACCGAGCATGCGGATGCTGCGATGCTCTCCCGCACGCACGGCCAGCCCGCGACACCCTCGACGATGGGCAAGGAGCTCGCGGTCTTCGCATGGCGCCTCGAGCGCGTGCGCGCGCAGATCGCCGCATCCGATTACCTCGCGAAGTTCTCCGGCGCCACCGGAACCTGGTCGGCGCATCTCGCTGCGGATCCGGACGCGGACTGGCCGACGATCGCCCGCGAGTACGTCGAGGGCCTCGGTCTCGGCTTCAACAACCTGACCACCCAGATCGAATCGCACGACTGGCAGGTCGAGCTCTACGACCGGGTCCGTCATGCCGGCGGCATCCTGCACAACCTCGCCACCGACATCTGGACCTACATCTCGATCGGCTACTTCACGCAGATCCCGGTCGCCGGAGCCACCGGTTCTTCGACGATGCCGCACAAGATCAATCCGATCCGCTTCGAGAACGCCGAGGCGAACCTCGAACTCTCGGCAGCGCTGCTCGGCTCGCTGTCGCAGACGCTGGTCACCTCGCGACTGCAGCGCGATCTCACCGACTCGACCACGCAGCGCAACATCGGCGTCGCATTCGGGCACTCTCTGCTCGCACTCGACAACCTGCGGCGCGGGCTGAACGAGATCTCTCTGGCCCGCGATGTGCTGCTCGCCGACCTCGATGTGAACTGGGAGGTTCTCGCCGAGGCGATCCAGACCGTGATCCGCGCCGAGGTCGTCGCCGGTCGCTCGACGATCAGCGACCCTTATGCGCTGCTGAAGGAGCTGACCCGCGGTCACCGCGTCGGGGCGGCAGAGCTGGCATCGTTCGTCGAGGGCCTCGAGATCGGGGATGCTGCGAAGCAGCGCCTGCTCGCGCTCACACCCGCGACGTACGTCGGCATCGCCGAGCAGCTCGCGAAGTAG
- a CDS encoding LacI family DNA-binding transcriptional regulator codes for MPRHRSTQADVAAMAGVSQSTVSFVLNGNAPIGVRISEETRKRVLDAIRITGYSANPVAQSLAGGRNQILGVFTYETTFPRGGRDFYGPFLVGIEHAAEQVGVDILLFTSARVVDGKRRLSRDGWQRLGIADGCLLLGQHEDQGELQHLLDTNYPFVFVGKRISEGRLLPYVGADYITATTRQVEHLIASGHRRIGYAGPQSADQSTLDRVEGYRQAMRAHGLPPRFVDLHDVPVGAEEIAERRLTAILVAPENSPDELADALEARGLRVPHDVSMLLLGQPIHPGRASRRWSGFTVPREEMGARALVLLSRIVEREAASGRASDATALDDADLHQILDCPDVDGDSLAPARDADDRAQALTTSASTETAPAASPEGTLSDHA; via the coding sequence ATGCCGCGTCACCGCTCCACACAGGCCGACGTCGCCGCGATGGCCGGCGTCAGCCAGTCGACAGTGAGCTTCGTCCTCAACGGCAACGCGCCCATCGGCGTGCGCATCTCCGAAGAGACTCGCAAGCGCGTGCTCGACGCGATCCGCATCACCGGATACTCCGCGAACCCGGTCGCGCAGAGTCTCGCCGGCGGCCGGAACCAGATCCTCGGCGTCTTCACCTACGAGACGACATTCCCTCGCGGCGGGCGGGACTTCTACGGCCCCTTCCTCGTCGGCATCGAGCATGCCGCCGAGCAGGTCGGCGTCGATATCCTCCTGTTCACCTCTGCCCGTGTCGTGGATGGGAAGCGCAGGTTGTCTCGCGACGGATGGCAACGGCTCGGGATCGCTGACGGGTGCCTCCTGCTGGGCCAGCACGAGGACCAGGGCGAGCTGCAGCATCTCCTCGATACGAACTACCCGTTCGTGTTCGTCGGCAAGCGCATCAGCGAGGGACGGCTGCTCCCCTACGTCGGCGCCGACTACATCACGGCGACCACCCGTCAGGTCGAACATCTGATCGCCTCGGGTCACCGGCGCATCGGCTATGCCGGACCGCAGAGTGCGGACCAGTCGACGCTCGATCGAGTGGAGGGGTATCGGCAGGCGATGCGGGCACATGGTCTGCCGCCACGCTTCGTCGACCTGCACGATGTGCCCGTCGGCGCGGAAGAGATCGCGGAGCGCCGGCTCACCGCCATCCTGGTCGCCCCCGAGAACTCACCGGACGAACTCGCCGACGCGCTGGAGGCGCGCGGCCTGCGCGTGCCTCATGACGTATCGATGCTGCTCCTGGGGCAGCCGATCCACCCAGGACGCGCTTCGCGACGCTGGTCGGGGTTCACGGTCCCGCGCGAGGAAATGGGCGCTCGCGCTCTCGTGCTCCTCTCCCGGATCGTCGAACGCGAGGCGGCGAGCGGGCGCGCTTCCGACGCCACCGCTCTCGACGACGCAGATCTCCACCAGATCCTCGACTGCCCCGACGTCGACGGCGACTCGCTGGCTCCTGCGCGCGACGCCGATGACCGGGCGCAGGCACTCACGACTTCCGCATCGACCGAAACGGCTCCGGCCGCCAGCCCCGAAGGGACCCTCAGTGACCACGCGTGA
- a CDS encoding alpha-ketoacid dehydrogenase subunit beta, with the protein MTLETMPLSKALNAGMRKAMEDDPSVLLMGEDIGKLGGVFRITENLQRDFGEKRVLDTPLAESGIVGTAIGLAMAGFRPVCEIQFDGFVFPAFDQITSQLAKITNRHEGALSMPIVIRIPYGGHIGAIEHHQESPEAYFAHTPGLRVVSPSTPNDAYWMIQEAIASKDPVIFLEPKSKYWQKGEVDLEQSAAALHASRVVRTGTDVTLVGHGAMVTTLLQAAALAESEGTSCEVVDVRSLSPVDYGPILDSARKTGRVVYAQEAAGFTSVGSEIAATVMERAFYALEAPVLRVSGYDAPFPPAKLEGTFLPDADRILEAVDRSLAY; encoded by the coding sequence ATGACGCTCGAGACGATGCCGCTGAGCAAGGCCCTCAACGCCGGCATGCGCAAGGCCATGGAAGACGACCCGAGCGTGCTGTTGATGGGTGAGGACATCGGAAAGCTCGGCGGAGTGTTCCGCATCACCGAGAACCTGCAGCGCGACTTCGGCGAGAAGCGCGTGCTGGACACGCCGCTCGCGGAGTCGGGGATCGTGGGAACGGCGATCGGCCTCGCGATGGCGGGTTTCCGCCCGGTCTGCGAGATCCAGTTCGACGGATTCGTGTTCCCGGCGTTCGACCAGATCACCTCCCAGCTGGCGAAGATCACGAACCGGCACGAGGGTGCGCTGTCGATGCCCATCGTGATCCGCATCCCGTACGGCGGCCACATCGGTGCGATCGAGCATCACCAGGAGAGCCCCGAGGCGTACTTCGCACACACTCCTGGCCTGAGGGTCGTCTCGCCGTCCACGCCGAACGACGCGTATTGGATGATCCAGGAGGCCATCGCCTCGAAGGATCCGGTCATCTTCCTTGAGCCGAAGAGCAAGTACTGGCAGAAGGGCGAGGTCGATCTCGAGCAGTCCGCCGCAGCGCTGCACGCGTCGCGCGTGGTGCGCACCGGCACCGACGTCACTCTGGTCGGTCACGGCGCCATGGTCACCACGTTGCTGCAGGCAGCCGCGCTCGCCGAGAGCGAGGGCACGAGCTGCGAGGTCGTCGACGTGCGGTCTCTGTCGCCGGTCGACTACGGCCCCATTCTCGACTCGGCCCGCAAGACCGGCCGCGTGGTCTATGCGCAGGAGGCGGCGGGCTTCACGAGCGTCGGCAGCGAGATCGCCGCGACCGTCATGGAGCGCGCGTTCTACGCACTCGAGGCTCCGGTGCTTCGGGTGTCGGGGTACGACGCTCCATTCCCGCCCGCCAAGCTCGAGGGCACTTTCCTCCCGGATGCCGACCGCATCCTCGAGGCCGTCGACCGGTCGCTGGCCTACTGA
- a CDS encoding phage holin family protein, translated as MRFIIRVVINAFALWVVTLIPALQVAIIAFPPGETLQLVLTLLAVGAIFALVNTIIGTVIKVVAFPLYILTLGLIGFIINGFLLWLTAWITSGFGWGLTVGSFWWGVLAAIIISIINAVFGAILRPQKKQRRD; from the coding sequence ATGCGCTTCATCATCAGAGTCGTCATCAACGCGTTCGCCCTCTGGGTCGTCACGCTGATCCCCGCGCTGCAGGTCGCGATCATCGCCTTTCCCCCTGGGGAGACTCTGCAGCTGGTTCTGACGCTGCTCGCGGTCGGGGCGATCTTCGCGTTGGTCAACACCATAATCGGCACGGTCATCAAGGTCGTCGCATTTCCGCTCTACATCCTCACGCTCGGTCTCATCGGGTTCATCATCAACGGCTTCCTCCTATGGCTGACCGCGTGGATCACCTCCGGCTTCGGCTGGGGTCTGACGGTCGGCAGCTTCTGGTGGGGGGTGCTCGCGGCGATCATCATCTCGATCATCAACGCGGTGTTCGGCGCGATCCTTCGACCCCAGAAGAAGCAGCGCCGCGACTGA